The following proteins are co-located in the Heteronotia binoei isolate CCM8104 ecotype False Entrance Well chromosome 8, APGP_CSIRO_Hbin_v1, whole genome shotgun sequence genome:
- the ARL1 gene encoding ADP-ribosylation factor-like protein 1, whose product MGGFFSTIFSSLFGTREMRILILGLDGAGKTTILYRLQVGEVVTTIPTIGFNVETVTYKNLKFQVWDLGGQTSIRPYWRCYYSNTDAVIYVVDSCDSDRIGISKSELVAMLEEEELKKAILVVFANKQDMEQAMTPTEMANALGLPALKDRKWQIFKTSATKGTGLDEAMEWLVETLKSRQ is encoded by the exons ATGG GTGGCTTTTTTTCCACTATCTTTTCCAGTTTATTTGGTACTCGGGAAATGAGAATTTTAATCTTGGGACTAGATGGAGCAGGAAAGACAACTATTCTCTACAGGTTACAAGTTGGAGAGGTGGTGACTACCATTCCTA caaTTGGTTTCAATGTTGAGACAGTAACCTACAAGAATCTGAAGTTTCAAGTCTGGGACTTGGGAGGACAGACAAGTATCAG GCCATATTGGCGATGCTACTATTCCAATACAGATGCAGTCATCTATGTAGTAGACAGCTGCGACAGTGACAGAATTGGCATTTCAAAGTCTGAACTTGTTGCCATGTTGGAG gaagaagaattgaagaaagCCATATTAGTGGTGTTTGCAAACAAACAAGATATGGAACAAGCTATGACTCCTACAGAAATGGCAAATGCACTTGGACTTCCTGCTCTGAAAGATCGGAAGTGGCAGATATTCAAAACTTCTGCAACCAAAGGCACTGGACTTGATGAGGCAATGGAGTG GTTAgtggagaccctgaagagcagaCAGTGA